The Nicotiana tabacum cultivar K326 chromosome 14, ASM71507v2, whole genome shotgun sequence genome contains a region encoding:
- the LOC107766201 gene encoding uncharacterized protein LOC107766201, with translation MGHLASDQNTPPAGALPSDTEPNPKAQVNAVTLRNGRVLEEVPKKKKYTASPEGELVPKPVEENEKENKGLEPVIVTRSPPPFPQRLQKQKDDAKYKKFLDILSQVRVNLPLVEVLQEVPKYARYLRDIVANKRRHTEFEIVALTEECSARVQRASINLMLPSLFKQLGLGVLRPTRITLQLADMSLVMPEGIIEDVLVRVGKSILPADFIVLYYEADEEVPIILGRPFLATGGAIIDVR, from the exons ATGGGACATCTTGCCAGTGACCAAAATACTCCACCAGCTGGGGCTCTTCCTAGTGATACCGAGCCTAATCCTAAAGCTCAAGTCAATGCGGTTACCTTGAGAAATGGAAGAGTgttagaagaagttccaaagaaaaagaagtataCGGCTAGTCCTGAAGGAGAATTAGTTCCCAAGCCAGTTGAGGAGAATGAGAAAGAGAATAAAGGATTAGAGCCAGTAATTGTGACAAGGTCACCACCTCCATTTCCACAAAGACTGCAGAAGCAAAAAGATGATGCTAAGTACAAGAAATTCTTAGATATTTTAAGCCAAGTGCGTGTGAATTTGCCTTTGGTGGAAGTTTTGCAGGAAGTGCCTAAGTATGCAAGGTATCTCAGAGATATTGTGGCAAACAAGCGAAGACATACAGAGTTTGAAATAGTTGCACTCACTGAAGAGTGCAGTGCTAGAGTTCAGA GGgctagtataaatttgatgctaCCCTCTTTGTTCAAGCAACTCGGATTGGGGGTTCTTAGACCTACTAGAATTACTTTACAGTTAGCAGATATGTCTTTGGTTATGCCAGAAGGAAttattgaggatgtgttagttcgagtgggaaagtCTATTCTTCCTGCTGATTTTATTGTTCTTTATTACGAGGCAGATGAGGAAGTGCCCATTATTTTGGGGCGACCATTCTTAGCTACTGGTGGAGCGATTATTGATGTGAGGTAA